A stretch of the Planctomycetota bacterium genome encodes the following:
- the kdsB gene encoding 3-deoxy-manno-octulosonate cytidylyltransferase produces MGHPPPPKATAIIPARLGSTRFPGKVLAADTGRPMVVHVCEQASKAESVDRVVVATDAEEVASAVREHGFEAVLTSAEHATGTSRVAEAASLLKLGLQACVINVQGDEPEIESDAIDGVLTRFHPMALECYTVATTINDPSASSSPSVVKVVTTTPNEKGYRRALYFSRSSIPFHRDRESVGDAVAGTLRHVGIYAYTPATLNELRTLSPTPLEQAEQLEQLRWLEHGLPIAVAIRESSHTGIDTPEQYAAFVERHRARQTP; encoded by the coding sequence ATGGGCCACCCGCCGCCCCCGAAGGCCACCGCCATCATCCCCGCCCGCCTGGGCTCCACCCGCTTCCCGGGCAAGGTGCTGGCCGCCGACACGGGCAGGCCCATGGTCGTGCACGTCTGCGAGCAGGCGAGCAAGGCCGAGTCGGTCGACCGGGTCGTCGTCGCCACCGATGCCGAGGAGGTCGCGTCGGCCGTCCGCGAGCACGGATTCGAGGCGGTGCTGACGAGCGCCGAGCACGCGACTGGGACGAGCCGCGTAGCGGAGGCGGCGTCACTGCTCAAGCTCGGGCTCCAAGCCTGCGTCATCAACGTCCAGGGGGACGAGCCCGAGATCGAATCCGACGCAATCGACGGCGTCCTGACGCGCTTCCATCCAATGGCGCTCGAGTGCTACACCGTGGCGACCACGATCAACGATCCTTCGGCTTCGTCGAGCCCAAGCGTGGTGAAGGTCGTGACGACCACGCCCAACGAGAAGGGCTACCGTCGAGCGCTGTACTTCTCTCGCTCATCGATTCCATTCCACCGCGATCGCGAATCGGTCGGTGACGCGGTTGCCGGGACGCTACGCCACGTCGGGATCTACGCCTACACGCCGGCGACGCTGAACGAGTTGCGTACGTTGTCGCCGACGCCCCTCGAACAAGCCGAACAGCTCGAACAGCTCCGCTGGCTCGAGCACGGCCTGCCCATCGCCGTCGCCATCCGCGAGTCCTCGCACACCGGCATCGACACGCCCGAGCAGTATGCCGCCTTCGTCGAACGCCACCGGGCGCGCCAGACGCCCTGA
- a CDS encoding CTP synthase: protein MPDHPIQPGGNLPHLEHDQPRGDERRRRADELLVSAAEGQLTTEFYSPVPPGYRRGRTKYVAVLGTVMSGLGKGIFAASAAKLLKDKSLVVAPIKMEGYLNIDSGTLNPYRHGEVFVLDDGTECDMDLGTYERMLAQNLSRRNFTTSGQIFTEVLERERMGDYLGRDVQMIPHVTGEVKRKLRELAMRGDGSRDGDGDGPGRPADIVMIEVGGTVGDYENGFYIEALRELAFEEGPRSVCFVALTYVIEPRALGEQKSKAAQLGIQRLMEAGIQPHMIACRADNPVTGQALQKIAMYSNVPMRRVFSMHDRESIYFIPEEMRRDGLDREILSVLDLHDRVNMANEDRERERWQAFVRELTSEPQHKITVGLAGKYTDLADAYASIDKAIEHCSAHLGADIEVQRFDTTDLNDARAASDLADLDAVIVPGGFGTRGVEGKLAVVKHCRESGLPYLGICLGFQVAVIEFARSVLGLADASSTEFDSESAAPVISELPEQKRIEGLGGSMRLGAQDVDLLPESLAAFLFAGKAAIRERFRHRYEVDPAFVERLGKAGLIFSGRHPTQPIMQVLELAQPIAGDGDSADAGPTHPFFIAAQFHPELTSRPLTPQPMFLGLCAAAIARRVALGARPGEPDGPKDVSPQVRRWLRRPKKRMQPA from the coding sequence GTGCCCGACCACCCGATCCAGCCCGGCGGCAACCTCCCCCATCTCGAGCATGACCAACCCCGGGGCGACGAGCGCCGCCGGCGGGCCGACGAGCTTCTCGTCAGCGCCGCCGAGGGCCAGCTGACCACCGAGTTCTACTCGCCGGTGCCGCCCGGGTATCGCCGGGGCCGCACGAAGTACGTCGCGGTGCTGGGCACGGTGATGAGCGGGCTGGGCAAGGGCATCTTCGCCGCCAGCGCCGCCAAGCTGCTCAAGGACAAGAGCCTCGTCGTCGCGCCCATCAAGATGGAGGGCTACCTGAACATCGATTCGGGCACGCTCAACCCGTACCGCCACGGCGAGGTCTTCGTGCTCGACGACGGCACCGAGTGCGATATGGATCTGGGCACCTACGAGCGGATGCTCGCCCAGAACCTCAGCCGCCGCAACTTCACGACGTCGGGCCAGATCTTCACCGAGGTCCTCGAGCGCGAACGGATGGGCGACTACCTGGGCCGCGACGTCCAGATGATCCCGCACGTCACCGGCGAGGTGAAGCGCAAGCTCCGCGAGCTGGCCATGCGGGGCGACGGCAGCCGCGACGGCGACGGTGACGGCCCGGGCCGGCCGGCCGACATCGTGATGATCGAGGTCGGCGGCACCGTGGGCGATTACGAGAACGGCTTCTACATCGAGGCCCTCCGCGAGCTGGCCTTCGAGGAGGGGCCCCGCTCGGTCTGCTTCGTGGCGCTCACCTACGTCATCGAGCCCCGGGCCCTGGGCGAGCAGAAGTCCAAGGCCGCCCAGCTGGGCATCCAGCGGCTCATGGAGGCGGGCATCCAGCCCCACATGATCGCCTGCCGTGCCGACAACCCGGTCACGGGCCAGGCCCTCCAGAAGATCGCCATGTACAGCAACGTGCCCATGCGGCGGGTCTTCAGCATGCACGACCGCGAGAGCATCTACTTCATCCCCGAGGAGATGCGCCGCGACGGGCTCGACCGCGAGATCCTCTCGGTGCTCGACCTGCACGACCGGGTCAACATGGCCAACGAGGACCGCGAGCGGGAGCGCTGGCAGGCGTTCGTCCGCGAGCTGACCAGCGAGCCACAGCACAAGATCACCGTCGGGCTGGCGGGCAAGTACACCGACCTCGCCGACGCCTACGCCTCGATCGACAAGGCGATCGAGCACTGCTCGGCCCACCTAGGGGCCGACATCGAGGTGCAGCGCTTCGACACGACCGACCTCAACGACGCCCGCGCCGCCAGCGACCTGGCCGACCTCGACGCCGTGATCGTGCCGGGCGGCTTCGGCACGCGGGGCGTCGAGGGCAAGCTGGCGGTGGTCAAGCACTGCCGCGAGAGCGGGCTGCCCTACCTCGGCATCTGCCTGGGCTTCCAGGTTGCCGTCATCGAGTTCGCCCGCTCGGTGCTAGGGCTGGCCGACGCATCCTCGACCGAGTTCGACTCCGAGTCGGCCGCGCCGGTCATCAGCGAACTGCCCGAGCAGAAGCGGATCGAGGGCCTCGGCGGATCGATGCGGCTGGGCGCCCAGGACGTGGACCTGCTGCCCGAGTCGCTGGCGGCCTTCCTCTTCGCCGGCAAGGCCGCCATCCGCGAGCGCTTCCGCCACCGCTACGAGGTCGACCCGGCCTTCGTCGAGCGGCTGGGCAAGGCCGGCCTGATCTTCTCGGGACGCCACCCCACGCAGCCCATCATGCAGGTGCTGGAGCTGGCCCAGCCGATCGCGGGCGATGGGGATTCGGCCGATGCCGGTCCCACGCACCCCTTCTTCATCGCCGCCCAGTTCCACCCCGAGCTGACAAGCCGACCCCTGACGCCCCAGCCGATGTTCCTCGGGCTGTGCGCCGCCGCCATCGCGAGACGGGTGGCGCTCGGGGCTCGCCCGGGCGAACCCGACGGGCCCAAGGACGTCTCGCCGCAGGTCCGCCGCTGGCTCCGCCGCCCCAAGAAGCGGATGCAGCCGGCCTAG
- a CDS encoding tetratricopeptide repeat protein translates to MHLALFGGKKKGEQKATDAGGDPRANGEASPAAPDKSKLDKSKPDKAERVKGAEPGVTFNPEKAAAFFEHARTAHETTNYEYAMTLWLQGLRMDPSDQTAMESFFESARKYASANPRKKAKVNLESTKGPADKFLAALLAWGTRMEDGDAAMRAGDAAAGINLQEQAYWCLERSMALHQRAKRPTSSAFKRLMQLFAKIGAYDEAVRAGQIAVQLAPADTDLAHAVKNFSAQATMSQGGYDETGKEGGFRKNIRDAEKQRRLQDEEAISKDEVTIERLIANAREDYQQRPEDPATINQLAKRLLERGTPKDEKDAYELYKRGYQLTREFRFRQAADDIKLRAWRRKLSNLKKKVNAEPDNAELRAEYESGLKDVLEAEIKVYAARVEAYPTDLHLKYELGFRHFELGQHEDAITLLQAAQEEPKLRVKVKHMLAQSFMAMGWSDEAVATFRDALQVHGRDSDAVGMDIRYGLMSALLGRAKERGDAEAAAEADKIASAIAIRDLGFRDIRDKRAEAKELLGELRQA, encoded by the coding sequence GTGCACTTGGCTCTATTCGGCGGGAAGAAGAAGGGCGAGCAGAAGGCCACGGACGCCGGCGGCGATCCGCGGGCCAACGGCGAGGCTTCGCCGGCCGCGCCCGACAAGTCCAAGCTCGACAAGTCCAAGCCAGATAAGGCCGAGCGTGTCAAGGGCGCCGAGCCCGGCGTGACCTTCAACCCCGAGAAGGCCGCCGCCTTCTTCGAGCACGCACGCACCGCGCACGAGACCACCAACTACGAGTACGCCATGACGCTCTGGCTGCAGGGCCTGCGGATGGACCCCAGCGACCAGACCGCCATGGAGAGCTTCTTCGAGTCGGCCCGCAAGTACGCGTCGGCCAACCCCCGCAAGAAGGCCAAGGTCAACCTCGAGAGCACCAAGGGTCCCGCCGACAAGTTCCTCGCGGCGCTGCTGGCCTGGGGCACCCGAATGGAGGACGGCGACGCCGCGATGCGGGCGGGCGATGCCGCCGCGGGCATCAACCTCCAGGAGCAGGCCTACTGGTGCCTCGAGCGGTCGATGGCGCTCCACCAGCGGGCCAAGCGGCCGACGAGCTCGGCCTTCAAGAGATTGATGCAGCTGTTCGCCAAGATCGGCGCCTACGACGAGGCCGTCCGCGCCGGCCAGATCGCCGTGCAGCTCGCGCCCGCCGACACCGACCTCGCCCACGCCGTCAAGAACTTCTCGGCCCAGGCGACCATGTCGCAGGGCGGCTACGACGAGACCGGCAAGGAGGGCGGCTTCCGCAAGAACATCCGCGACGCCGAGAAGCAGCGGCGGCTGCAGGACGAGGAGGCGATCTCCAAGGACGAGGTCACCATCGAGCGGCTCATCGCCAACGCCCGCGAGGACTACCAGCAGCGGCCCGAGGACCCCGCGACCATCAACCAGCTCGCCAAGCGGCTGCTCGAGCGCGGCACCCCGAAGGACGAGAAGGACGCCTACGAGCTGTACAAGCGGGGCTACCAGCTCACCCGCGAATTCCGCTTCCGCCAGGCCGCCGACGATATCAAGCTCCGCGCCTGGCGCCGCAAGCTCTCGAACCTCAAGAAGAAGGTGAATGCCGAGCCCGACAACGCAGAGCTACGGGCCGAGTACGAATCGGGGCTGAAGGACGTGCTCGAGGCCGAGATCAAGGTCTACGCCGCTCGCGTGGAGGCCTACCCGACGGACCTGCACCTCAAGTACGAGCTGGGCTTCCGCCACTTCGAGCTGGGCCAGCACGAGGACGCCATCACGCTGCTGCAGGCCGCCCAGGAGGAGCCCAAGCTCCGCGTCAAGGTCAAGCACATGCTCGCGCAGTCCTTCATGGCGATGGGTTGGAGCGACGAGGCCGTCGCTACCTTCCGTGACGCCCTGCAGGTGCACGGCCGCGATAGCGACGCCGTGGGCATGGACATCCGCTACGGGCTCATGAGCGCGCTGCTGGGCCGCGCCAAGGAGCGAGGCGACGCCGAGGCCGCCGCCGAGGCCGACAAGATCGCCAGCGCCATCGCCATCCGCGATCTGGGCTTCCGCGACATCCGCGACAAGCGGGCCGAGGCCAAGGAACTGCTGGGCGAGCTCCGCCAGGCCTAA